The DNA region TGATGTCGCTGCTCCTCGGTGTGCTGGCGGTGAGCGGCCACGCCGAGGTGTGGATGGTCTACGTGATCGCCTTCCTGTTCGGCACCGGTGCCGCCTTCGACGGCCCCGGCCGGCAGTCGTTCGTCTCCGAGATGGTCCACCCCGACGACCTCACCAACGCCGTCGGTCTCAACTCGGCCTCGTTCAACCTCGCCCGCCTGGTCGGGCCGGCGCTGGCCGGTCTCCTCATCGGCTGGCTGGGCAGCGGCCCCGAGGCGACCGGCTGGGTCATCCTCGTCAACGCGGTCTCCTACCTCGCCGTGATCGGGCAGCTGCAGCGGATGAACACCGCCGAGCTGCACTCGCCCGAACCGGTCGCCCGGCGCCGCGGGATGCTGCGCGAGGGCATCGGTTACATCCGTACGCAGCCCAAGATGCTGATGGTCCTCGTCATCGTGTTCTTCGTCGGAACCTTCGGTGCGAACTTCCCGATCACCTCGGCGCTGATGGCGACCGAGGAGTTCGGCAAGGGCGCCAGCGAGTACGGCCTGCTCGGCACCGTCCTGGCCGTCGGCTCCCTCTCCGGTGCGCTGCTCGGCGCCCGCCGCACCCGGATCCCGCTCAAGCTGATCGTGGGGGCGGCCACCGGGTTCGGGCTGTCCATCATCGTGTCGGGGTTCATGCCGACGTACGCCTTGTTCGCCCTGACCGGGCCGATCGTCGGGTTCTGCACCATCACGGTCCTCAACGCCTGCAACGCCACCATGCAGACCGAGGCGGCCCCGGCGTTCCGCGGCCGGGTGATGGCGATCTACATGACCGTCCTGATGGGCGGCACCCCGCTGGGCGCCCCGCTCATCGGCTTCGTCGGCGAACACTTCGGCGCCCGCACGACCCTCTACGCCAGTGGCGCCCTTGTCCTCTTCGGTACGCTTGCGGGGGTGCTGCTCCTAGCCGCACTCCGAGGTGGTATCCGGGCCGTTTTGACCCCCTCTCAAGCCGCCGGGTAGCCTCTGAAGCGTGTCTGGGACAACCAGGCCGTCGCGCGTGCCCGGAACAAGCTCGAGAAAAGGGTCTCGGACCCGGGCTCGGCGCCCTCAAGTGGGGATTCGGTTCGAAAGATCCGTCTTCGTGCTGTTGAGGTAAGGGCGACACGCCCGACCTCGGGGGCGAGGCGGGACCAGTTGGTATCGCACCACCTGGACGCACACCATTGGATCCTTCGTGGCAGAGCGCCGCGTCGTGAGAGCAGAATAGAAGGGGAACCACCGAGGTGCCCACCATCAACCAGCTGGTCCGCAAGGGCCGCGAGGACAAGGCGACGAAGTCGAAGACGCCTGCCCTCAAGGGATCGCCGCAGCGCCGTGGCGTCTGCACGCGCGTCTACACCACCACCCCGAAGAAGCCGAACTCCGCCCTCCGGAAGGTCGCCCGTGTGCGCCTCTCCTCCGGCGTCGAGGTCACCGCTTACATCCCGGGTGTGGGCCACAACCTTCAGGAGCACTCCATCGTGCTCGTCCGCGGCGGTCGTGTGAAGGACCTCCCCGGTGTTCGTTACAAGATCATTCGCGGCTCGCTCGACACCCAGGGCGTGAAGAACCGCAAGCAGGCCCGGAGCCGCTACGGCGCCAAGAAGGAGAAGTGAGATGCCTCGTAAGGGTCCCGCTCCCAAGCGTCCGCTCGTCGTCGACCCCGTCTACGGCTCGCAGCTCGTAACCCAGCTCGTCAGCAAGGTCCTCCAGGACGGCAAGAAGCAGGTTGCGCAGCGCATCGTCTACACCGCCCTCGAGGGCTGCCGCGAGAAGACCGGCACCGACCCCGTGGTCACCCTCAAGCGTGCGATGGACAACGTGAAGCCGGCCATCGAGGTCAAGTCCCGCCGCGTCGGTGGCGCGACCTACCAGGTTCCGGTCGAGGTCAAGGGCACGCGTGGCACCACGCTCGCGCTGCGCTGGCTCGTCGGTTACGCCCAGGACCGTCGTGAGAAGACGATGGCCGAGCGCCTCATGAACGAGATCCTCGACGCGAGCAACGGCCTCGGTGCCGCTGTGAAGAAGCGCGAGGACACTCACAAGATGGCCGAGTCCAACAAGGCCTTCGCGCACTACCGCTGGTGACGTACGGCGGGGTGCTTGCAGAACCACGTGGGCACCCCGCCCATCCAGACCGAAGACAATCTCTTTAAGGAACGCTGAAGACAGTGGCCGTCGACATCACCACGGACCTCAATGTGGTCCGCAACATCGGCATCATGGCGCACATCGATGCCGGTAAGACCACCACCACCGAGCGCATCCTGTTCTACACCGGTATCTCCTACAAGATCGGTGAGGTCCACGAGGGCGCAGCCACGATGGACTGGATGGAGCAGGAGCAGGAGCGCGGCATCACGATCACGTCTGCCGCGACGACCTGCTGGTGGAAGGACCACCAGATCAACATCATCGACACCCCGGGACACGTCGACTTCACCGTCGAGGTGGAGCGTTCGCTGCGCGTCCTGGACGGTGCTGTCGCCGTCTTCGACGGTGTGGCCGGTGTCGAGCCGCAGTCGCAGACCGTGTGGCGTCAGGCGAACAAGTACTCCGTCCCGCGGATGTGCTTCGTCAACAAGCTCGACCGCACCGGTGCCGACTTCTACATGGTCGTCGACTCCATCGTCGACAAGCTGCACGCCACCCCGCTGGTCCTGCAGCTGCCGATCGGTGCCGAGTCCGACTTCATCGGCGTCGTCGACCTGATCGAGATGAACGCCAAGGTCTGGCGCGGCGAGACCCAGCAGGGTGAGGACTACGTCATCGAGGCGATCCCCGCCGACATGACCGACAAGGCCGCCGAGTGGCGCGAGAAGCTCGTCGAGACCCTCGCCGAGGCCGACGACGACATCATGGAGGTCTACCTCGAGGAGGGCGACGTCTTCGACGTTCCCACCCTGAAGGCCGCCATCCGTCGCGCGACCCTCGCCGACAAGCTCAACCCGATCCTCACCGGCACCGCGTTCAAGAACAAGGGCGTCCAGCCCCTGCTCGACGCGATCGTCGACTACCTGCCCTCGCCCATCGATGTCGAGTCGATCATCGGCCACGACGTCAAGGACGAGGAGGTCGAGGTCTCCCGCAAGCCTTCCGAGGACGAGCCGTTCTCCGGTCTGGTCTTCAAGATCGCCTCCGACCCGCACCTGGGCAAGCTGTTCTACCTGCGCGTCTACTCCGGCAAGGTCGAGGCGGGTGCGACCGTGGTCAACCCGATCAACGGCCGCAAGGAGCGCATCGGCAAGATCTACCAGATGCACGCGAACAAGCGTGAGGAGATCAACTCGGTGGGCGCCGGCCAGATCGTGGCCGTCATGGGTCTGAAGGACACCAAGACCGGCCACACCCTGTGCGACCCGTCCAACCCGGTCGTGCTCGAGTCGATGAGCTTCCCGGCCCCGGTGATCGAGGTCGCCATCGAGCCGAAGACCAAGGGTGACCAGCAGAAGCTCGGTACGGCGATTCAGCGCCTCACCGAGGAGGACCCGACCTTCACGGTCAAGACCGACGAGCAGACCGGCCAGACCATCATCGCTGGTATGGGCGAGCTCCACCTCGAGGTCTTCGTCGACCGGATGAAGCGTGAGTTCAAGGTCGAGGCGACCGTCGGCAAGCCGCAGGTCGCCTACCGCGAGACGCTCCGCAAGAAGGTCGAGAACCACAGCTACACCCACAAGAAGCAGACCGGTGGTTCGGGCCAGTTCGCGAAGGTCGTCATCTCCGTCGAGCCGAACGTCGACGAGGAGACCGGCCAGGGCGCGGGCTACGAGTTCGTCAACAACGTCACCGGTGGTCGCGTGCCGAAGGAGTACATCCCCTCGGTCGACCAGGGTGCTCAGGACGCCATGGAGTTCGGTATTCTCGCCGGCTTCCCCATGGTCGATGTGAAGGTCTCGCTCGAGGACGGCGCCTACCACGACGTCGACTCCTCCGAGCTCGCCTTCAAGATCGCCGGCAACCAGGCCTTCAAGGAGGCCGCCCGCATGGCGAAGGCCGTCCTGCTGGAGCCGATGTTCGCCGTCGAGGTCACGACCCCCGAGTCGTTCCTCGGCACCGTTATCGGTGACATCAACTCCCGTCGCGGCCAGGTGTCTTCGCAGGAGGAGCGCCACGGCGACATGGTCGTCCAGGCTCTCGTCCCGCTGTCCGAGATGTTCGGGTACGTCGGTGACCTCCGGTCCAAGACCAGCGGTCAGGCGTCGTACTCGATGGAGTTCGACTCGTACGCCGAGGTTCCCACGAACGTCGCCGACGAGATCATCAAGAAGGCCCGTGGCGAGTGACCTTCGGGTCGCCCGTCCAGGGACTTCGGCAGCAACACCACTCAGTACGAGTCAGTAAGAAAATCACACCAGGAGGAGCCCACAGTGGCTAAGGCGAAGTTCGAGCGGACCAAGCCGCACGTCAACATCGGTACCATCGGTCACATCGACCACGGTAAGACCACTCTTACCGCGGCGATCTCGAAGGTGCTGCACGCGAAGTACCCGGACCTGAACCCGGAGTTCGCGTTCGAGGACATCGACAAGGCTCCCGAGGAGCGCCAGCGCGGGATCACGATCTCGATCGCGCACATCGAGTACCAGACCGAGTCGCGTCACTACGCCCACGTCGACTGCCCGGGTCACGCGGACTACATCAAGAACATGATCACCGGTGCCGCGCAGATGGACGGCGCGATCCTCGTGGTCGCCGCCACCGACGGCCCGATGCCGCAGACCAAGGAGCACGTGCTCCTGGCCCGCCAGGTCGGCGTGCCGTCGATCGTCGTCGCGCTCAACAAGTGCGACATGGTCGACGACGAGGAGCTCATCGAGCTCGTCGAGATGGAGGTGCGCGAGCTCCTCAGCGAGTACGAGTTCCCGGGTGACGACATCCCGGTCGTGCGCGTTGCCGCCTTCCCCGCCCTGCAGGGCGAGGAGAAGTGGATGAACTCGGTCGCCGAGCTCATGCAGGCCGTCGACGACTACATCCCGACCCCGGCTCGCGAGACCGACAAGCCGTTCCTGATGCCCGTTGAGGACGTCTTCACGATCACCGGTCGTGGCACCGTCATCACCGGTCGTATCGAGCGCGGCGTCGTCAAGGTCGGCGAGGAGGTCGAGATCGTCGGCATCCGCGAGACCTCTCAGAAGACCACCGTCACCGGTGTCGAGATGTTCCGCAAGCTGCTCGACGAGGGCCAGGCCGGTGAGAACGTCGGTCTGCTGCTCCGTGGCACCAAGCGCGAGGACGTCGAGCGCGGCATGGTTGTCATCAAGCCGGGCACCACCACCCCGCACACCAACTTCG from Nocardioides luteus includes:
- a CDS encoding MFS transporter translates to MSPTFRSLRSHNYRLYLAGSVVSNVGTWMQRIAQDWLVLSLGGGGAALGITTGLQFLPILLLSPYAGVIADRFPKRRLLQAAQGWMALMSLLLGVLAVSGHAEVWMVYVIAFLFGTGAAFDGPGRQSFVSEMVHPDDLTNAVGLNSASFNLARLVGPALAGLLIGWLGSGPEATGWVILVNAVSYLAVIGQLQRMNTAELHSPEPVARRRGMLREGIGYIRTQPKMLMVLVIVFFVGTFGANFPITSALMATEEFGKGASEYGLLGTVLAVGSLSGALLGARRTRIPLKLIVGAATGFGLSIIVSGFMPTYALFALTGPIVGFCTITVLNACNATMQTEAAPAFRGRVMAIYMTVLMGGTPLGAPLIGFVGEHFGARTTLYASGALVLFGTLAGVLLLAALRGGIRAVLTPSQAAG
- the rpsL gene encoding 30S ribosomal protein S12; translated protein: MPTINQLVRKGREDKATKSKTPALKGSPQRRGVCTRVYTTTPKKPNSALRKVARVRLSSGVEVTAYIPGVGHNLQEHSIVLVRGGRVKDLPGVRYKIIRGSLDTQGVKNRKQARSRYGAKKEK
- the rpsG gene encoding 30S ribosomal protein S7, with the protein product MPRKGPAPKRPLVVDPVYGSQLVTQLVSKVLQDGKKQVAQRIVYTALEGCREKTGTDPVVTLKRAMDNVKPAIEVKSRRVGGATYQVPVEVKGTRGTTLALRWLVGYAQDRREKTMAERLMNEILDASNGLGAAVKKREDTHKMAESNKAFAHYRW
- the fusA gene encoding elongation factor G — its product is MAVDITTDLNVVRNIGIMAHIDAGKTTTTERILFYTGISYKIGEVHEGAATMDWMEQEQERGITITSAATTCWWKDHQINIIDTPGHVDFTVEVERSLRVLDGAVAVFDGVAGVEPQSQTVWRQANKYSVPRMCFVNKLDRTGADFYMVVDSIVDKLHATPLVLQLPIGAESDFIGVVDLIEMNAKVWRGETQQGEDYVIEAIPADMTDKAAEWREKLVETLAEADDDIMEVYLEEGDVFDVPTLKAAIRRATLADKLNPILTGTAFKNKGVQPLLDAIVDYLPSPIDVESIIGHDVKDEEVEVSRKPSEDEPFSGLVFKIASDPHLGKLFYLRVYSGKVEAGATVVNPINGRKERIGKIYQMHANKREEINSVGAGQIVAVMGLKDTKTGHTLCDPSNPVVLESMSFPAPVIEVAIEPKTKGDQQKLGTAIQRLTEEDPTFTVKTDEQTGQTIIAGMGELHLEVFVDRMKREFKVEATVGKPQVAYRETLRKKVENHSYTHKKQTGGSGQFAKVVISVEPNVDEETGQGAGYEFVNNVTGGRVPKEYIPSVDQGAQDAMEFGILAGFPMVDVKVSLEDGAYHDVDSSELAFKIAGNQAFKEAARMAKAVLLEPMFAVEVTTPESFLGTVIGDINSRRGQVSSQEERHGDMVVQALVPLSEMFGYVGDLRSKTSGQASYSMEFDSYAEVPTNVADEIIKKARGE
- the tuf gene encoding elongation factor Tu, with the protein product MAKAKFERTKPHVNIGTIGHIDHGKTTLTAAISKVLHAKYPDLNPEFAFEDIDKAPEERQRGITISIAHIEYQTESRHYAHVDCPGHADYIKNMITGAAQMDGAILVVAATDGPMPQTKEHVLLARQVGVPSIVVALNKCDMVDDEELIELVEMEVRELLSEYEFPGDDIPVVRVAAFPALQGEEKWMNSVAELMQAVDDYIPTPARETDKPFLMPVEDVFTITGRGTVITGRIERGVVKVGEEVEIVGIRETSQKTTVTGVEMFRKLLDEGQAGENVGLLLRGTKREDVERGMVVIKPGTTTPHTNFEGSVYILSKEEGGRHTPFFNNYRPQFYFRTTDVTGVVTLPEGTEMVMPGDNTEMSVELIQPIAMDEGLKFAIREGGRTVGAGRVTKIIK